A segment of the Terribacillus aidingensis genome:
ATAAAAGCCTTAAAAGAGTCGGCACAGATTATATAGACCTTTATATCATCCATCGCTGGGACTACAATACCCCTATCGAAGAAACAATGGAAGCATTGCACGATGTCGTGAAAGCTGGAAAAGCAAGATATATCGGTGCTTCTGCCATGTACGCTTGGCAATTCCAAAAAGCATTACACGTAGCAGAGAAAAATAATTGGACACGCTTTGTATCGATGCAGAATCACTACAACCTCTTATACCGTGAAGAAGAACGGGAAATGCTTCCTCTCTGCAAAGAAGAAAAAATAGGAGTGACTCCTTACAGCCCGCTTGCCTCCGGAAGATTGACACGTGATTGGGCAGAAACAACATATCGCTCCAAAACGGACCAAATCCAAAAATCCAAATATGATGCAACTGCTGATGCAGACAGATTGGTGGCAGAACGAGTAGCCTCACTGGCAGAGAAACATAGTGTTCCTCGTATCCACATTGCGCTGGCTTGGCTGCTTTCAAAAGAAAACATTACAGCCCCGATTATCGGTGCTACGAAAATATCCCATCTTGAAGATGCTGTAGGTTCTTTATCACTTAAGCTAACAGCTGCAGATATCGCCTTTCTCGAAGAACCTTATGTACCACATTCCATAGTTGGGCCTAACTAAATATTTATTAAAGCAGCAATCCAATCTTATAAAATAGGAGATTGGATTGCTTTTATTTTAAATAAATAAAAGATGGGGAATGGAATATGTAAAGTTTCCCTCAATTAGAAATAAAGGTTTGAG
Coding sequences within it:
- a CDS encoding aldo/keto reductase, with the translated sequence MEYIKLGNTGLDVSRFCLGCMSFGEAEKWIHQWVLNEEQSRTIIKKALDLGINFFDTANVYSMGTSEEFLGRALKDYANRDEVVLATKVHGRMHKGPNGAGLSRKAIMSEIDKSLKRVGTDYIDLYIIHRWDYNTPIEETMEALHDVVKAGKARYIGASAMYAWQFQKALHVAEKNNWTRFVSMQNHYNLLYREEEREMLPLCKEEKIGVTPYSPLASGRLTRDWAETTYRSKTDQIQKSKYDATADADRLVAERVASLAEKHSVPRIHIALAWLLSKENITAPIIGATKISHLEDAVGSLSLKLTAADIAFLEEPYVPHSIVGPN